A genomic window from Flavobacterium johnsoniae includes:
- the dinB gene encoding DNA polymerase IV, producing MSRAIVHIDMNTFFVSCERLSNSELNGIPLIIGGGDRGVVASCSYEARKFGVRSAMPIHMAMKLCPQAKIMKGDMELYSRLSHDITEIIQEKAPVVEKASIDEFYLDITGMDRFYGSYKWTDELAQRITKETGLPLTFALSVNKTVSKIGTGEGKQKQNLEIPEHLVQSFLNPLSIRKIPMVGQKTFELLSRIGIRTIRTLSEMPAESLQQMIGKNGTELWKKANGIDNTPVEPYTERKSISTEHTFSQDTIDILKLSRILQGMVEKLAYELRAEEWLASTVTVKIRYANFDTETKQSRVQYTSADHILNQTVVDLFNRLYQRRMRLRLIGVRFSGLVRGTYQIDLFNDTEEMLALYQAMDRMKNRYGFDAVMRCAGASFKPNNKDEILKRKK from the coding sequence ATGAGCAGGGCAATTGTGCATATCGACATGAACACCTTTTTCGTATCGTGCGAAAGGCTTTCCAATTCAGAACTTAACGGCATTCCGCTGATCATAGGCGGCGGGGACAGGGGCGTTGTGGCGTCCTGCTCCTACGAAGCCCGTAAATTCGGCGTGCGTTCGGCCATGCCCATACACATGGCCATGAAGCTCTGCCCTCAGGCCAAAATCATGAAGGGCGACATGGAGCTCTACTCGAGGCTCTCCCATGACATCACCGAAATCATCCAGGAAAAGGCGCCCGTGGTGGAAAAGGCCAGCATCGACGAGTTCTATCTCGACATCACCGGCATGGACCGTTTCTACGGAAGCTACAAATGGACAGATGAGCTGGCGCAGCGAATCACAAAGGAAACGGGCCTGCCCCTCACCTTTGCCCTTTCGGTCAACAAGACCGTATCGAAAATCGGCACGGGCGAAGGCAAGCAGAAGCAGAACCTTGAAATCCCGGAGCATCTGGTGCAGTCCTTCCTGAACCCGCTCTCCATTAGAAAAATTCCGATGGTCGGACAGAAAACCTTTGAGCTCCTTTCGAGAATCGGCATCCGCACCATCCGCACGCTCTCCGAAATGCCAGCCGAGTCCCTGCAGCAGATGATCGGAAAAAACGGAACAGAACTCTGGAAGAAAGCCAACGGCATCGACAACACGCCTGTGGAGCCATACACGGAAAGAAAGTCCATTTCCACCGAGCACACCTTCTCCCAGGATACCATTGATATATTGAAACTCAGCAGGATCCTGCAGGGAATGGTTGAAAAGCTGGCCTACGAGCTGCGCGCCGAAGAGTGGCTCGCCTCGACTGTGACCGTCAAGATCAGGTACGCCAATTTTGATACCGAAACCAAGCAGTCCCGTGTGCAGTATACCTCGGCCGACCATATCCTGAACCAGACGGTGGTGGATCTCTTCAACAGGCTCTACCAGCGCCGCATGAGGCTCCGCCTTATCGGTGTGCGATTCAGCGGACTGGTCAGGGGAACCTACCAGATCGACCTGTTCAATGACACCGAGGAGATGCTTGCCCTGTATCAGGCCATGGACCGAATGAAGAACCGCTACGGCTTTGATGCCGTGATGAGATGCGCAGGCGCATCTTTCAAGCCCAACAATAAAGACGAAATTTTAAAACGAAAAAAATAA
- a CDS encoding S9 family peptidase produces MASKNKRFSLKEVQLKDCLIYLFFLFVLQLETCPLNGQALQKKELEEKDYRLWAETFIDKFSSDGRWTSYSLQYENNRDTLFIRNITDTGKTFNIPMGYNSCITSDQYFYAQTKDSLSFIDLSNGQQKSISNVSSYQYNEQYNLIILLKANAGKEKSLLIQSPDGRIIKSVEHATQFSLCPKNKWLIVSTCSSGSCKLILINLKDKSEKQIASGSNHFTEFSWDPHGRAVAFYSLSPDRKINSIFMYRNDLKRLFEFNSGVPQGLPEGAEIVSSPPDKILISEDLQRVFFHIRKRKSDKLSKSYSQPEVWNTNDKLVYSYAYIGEIPSETLKIMMWEPNKGRPIEVSTDELPEVFFTGNQKYAILSNKLQYEPQFTLYAPRDYYLLNLATMQRKKILSRFSSYYEYLTASPDGRYLAYFKDGNWWTYNIIKDLHTNLTQNLQTVFNGKVHTLVSNSAFGQAGWSSSNTEILLYDQFDIWAVRFDGSKARRLTHGREKEIKFRFGCDPGSALLNSTYGSLNHEVYDLTKEIILNARGADEKTGFFLWKENIGEKPIVYEDAYIDQLKYSFSGKKFLYRIQKFSLPPGLVIQQEDLRQSTIFQSNAQHSNYHWGNNELVTFENSKHQKLKGVLYYPALYDPTKKYPMIVHVYENQSKNLHLYSIPTLKNETGFNPAVFTSKGYFFFLPDIIIEDENQGLSSLDCAESGVKKILSMNIVNPEGVGLMGHSFGGYESAFIANRSSLFKTAVVSGAITDLGRFYLTVNWKTGRPDIWRFQGDQWNMNNKDPFNYPDVYNRNSPVAYINSLKIPLLTWSGRADTQVDWQQTVEYHMALRRLGKKNVMLLYPNEGHGLAIPSNQEDLTHRVLQWFDYFLKEEKISGWIDNAMN; encoded by the coding sequence ATGGCATCAAAAAATAAACGGTTCTCCCTTAAAGAAGTTCAATTAAAGGATTGTCTTATATATTTATTTTTTTTATTTGTTTTGCAATTGGAAACCTGCCCTTTAAATGGGCAGGCATTGCAGAAAAAAGAGCTAGAGGAGAAAGATTACCGCCTCTGGGCGGAAACTTTCATTGATAAATTTTCTTCTGATGGAAGATGGACTAGTTATTCCTTACAATATGAAAACAATCGTGATACGTTATTTATCAGAAACATAACTGACACGGGAAAAACATTTAATATTCCGATGGGATATAACTCCTGCATTACTTCAGATCAATACTTTTACGCCCAGACAAAAGACAGCCTTAGCTTTATTGATTTGAGTAATGGGCAGCAGAAAAGTATTTCGAATGTTTCTTCCTATCAATATAACGAGCAATACAATCTTATTATATTACTAAAAGCTAACGCTGGAAAAGAAAAGTCGCTACTTATTCAAAGTCCTGATGGAAGAATAATTAAATCAGTAGAACATGCCACACAGTTCTCTCTTTGTCCTAAAAATAAATGGCTAATCGTCAGCACTTGCAGCAGCGGCAGTTGCAAATTGATACTGATCAATTTAAAAGATAAGTCCGAAAAACAAATCGCTTCCGGTTCAAATCATTTTACGGAATTTTCATGGGATCCACATGGCAGAGCAGTCGCTTTTTACTCGTTGTCGCCAGATAGGAAAATAAATTCAATATTTATGTACCGCAATGACCTGAAAAGATTATTTGAATTTAATAGTGGAGTTCCGCAGGGACTTCCTGAGGGCGCAGAAATTGTTTCTTCACCTCCAGATAAAATTTTAATTTCAGAAGACCTCCAGCGTGTCTTTTTCCATATCAGGAAAAGAAAATCTGACAAACTTTCTAAATCTTATTCGCAGCCTGAAGTCTGGAACACAAATGATAAGTTAGTATATTCGTACGCATATATCGGTGAAATTCCCAGTGAAACTCTCAAAATTATGATGTGGGAACCGAATAAAGGAAGACCTATTGAGGTAAGCACAGATGAACTTCCTGAAGTTTTTTTCACGGGAAACCAAAAGTATGCGATTCTGTCCAATAAACTGCAGTATGAGCCACAATTTACTCTTTATGCACCGCGAGATTATTATCTGCTTAACCTTGCCACGATGCAGCGAAAGAAAATACTGAGCAGGTTTTCATCTTATTATGAATATTTAACAGCATCTCCTGACGGACGTTATCTTGCTTATTTTAAAGACGGCAACTGGTGGACTTATAATATTATCAAAGACCTGCATACTAACCTAACTCAAAATTTACAAACAGTTTTCAATGGCAAAGTACATACTTTGGTTTCCAACAGTGCATTTGGACAAGCTGGATGGAGCAGCAGTAATACAGAAATACTTCTCTATGACCAATTTGATATCTGGGCTGTAAGATTTGACGGTTCTAAAGCGAGAAGACTTACCCACGGAAGGGAAAAAGAAATAAAGTTTCGCTTTGGTTGTGATCCAGGCAGTGCCCTACTTAATAGTACATATGGAAGCTTGAACCATGAAGTCTATGACCTAACTAAAGAGATTATTTTAAATGCCAGAGGTGCTGATGAAAAAACAGGATTTTTTCTATGGAAAGAAAATATCGGCGAAAAACCAATCGTTTATGAGGATGCATATATTGACCAGCTCAAATATTCATTTTCCGGCAAAAAGTTTCTATACAGGATTCAAAAATTTTCTCTTCCGCCTGGGCTGGTCATTCAGCAGGAAGATCTGCGGCAAAGTACAATTTTCCAGAGCAATGCGCAGCATAGTAATTATCACTGGGGAAATAACGAACTCGTAACTTTTGAGAATTCAAAGCATCAGAAACTCAAAGGTGTTTTATATTATCCGGCTTTATATGACCCCACAAAAAAATATCCTATGATTGTCCATGTTTATGAAAACCAGTCAAAAAATCTGCATTTATATTCCATTCCTACCTTAAAGAATGAAACAGGATTTAATCCGGCAGTTTTTACCTCTAAAGGCTACTTTTTCTTTCTTCCTGATATCATCATTGAGGATGAAAATCAAGGGCTATCCTCATTGGACTGCGCCGAATCAGGTGTAAAAAAAATACTCTCCATGAACATTGTCAATCCCGAAGGTGTTGGCCTAATGGGCCATTCTTTCGGCGGTTATGAGTCTGCGTTCATTGCAAACCGATCCAGCCTCTTTAAAACAGCTGTAGTCAGCGGGGCAATTACAGATTTAGGCCGCTTTTATTTAACTGTAAACTGGAAAACAGGCAGGCCCGATATATGGCGCTTCCAAGGTGATCAGTGGAATATGAATAATAAGGATCCATTTAATTATCCCGATGTTTATAATCGAAACTCGCCAGTCGCCTATATTAACAGTCTAAAGATTCCGCTTCTCACATGGAGCGGGAGGGCAGATACGCAGGTTGACTGGCAGCAGACCGTCGAATATCATATGGCCCTGCGTCGTCTTGGTAAAAAAAATGTAATGCTGCTGTATCCTAATGAAGGTCATGGATTGGCTATACCTTCCAATCAGGAGGATTTGACACACAGAGTTTTGCAATGGTTTGACTATTTTCTAAAAGAAGAAAAAATCTCAGGTTGGATAGACAATGCTATGAATTAA
- a CDS encoding response regulator: MSQIYNSKKIIYLADDDEDDRLLFLDAVQELSLPVTVNTAEDGQQLLSALNKAAGSLPEIIFLDINMPVKNGFECLEEIRRGTLPLSGVKVIMLSTSSNAENIKRSYDLGADYYAVKPSTFKALKDLLQSIMEMDWSIAGRNKAEFLLV; this comes from the coding sequence ATGTCGCAAATATATAATTCCAAAAAGATTATCTATCTGGCAGATGATGATGAGGACGACAGGCTGCTGTTTCTCGATGCCGTTCAGGAGCTCAGCCTTCCGGTGACTGTCAATACAGCCGAAGACGGGCAGCAGCTTCTGAGTGCTCTTAATAAGGCCGCCGGGAGCCTGCCTGAAATCATTTTTCTGGACATCAACATGCCTGTCAAAAACGGTTTTGAATGCCTTGAGGAAATACGGCGGGGAACGCTGCCGTTGAGCGGCGTAAAAGTGATTATGCTTTCCACGAGCAGCAATGCTGAAAACATAAAGCGCTCCTATGATCTGGGAGCCGATTATTATGCCGTCAAGCCCAGCACATTCAAGGCCCTTAAAGATCTTCTGCAGAGCATAATGGAAATGGACTGGAGCATTGCGGGAAGAAACAAGGCAGAATTCCTTCTGGTTTGA
- a CDS encoding DUF6965 family protein — protein sequence MNHEEIKRYFESNPPPKEVRLTEWANITDTQVFLRSCYSTIRNFSGPVDRCPAWWHLRDFYILMKKTPAPQASAREAAAENMQEDASDQSLSEEADV from the coding sequence ATGAACCACGAAGAAATAAAACGCTATTTTGAAAGCAATCCCCCGCCCAAGGAAGTAAGACTGACGGAATGGGCAAATATTACCGATACGCAGGTTTTTCTCAGGAGCTGCTACAGCACCATCAGAAACTTCAGCGGACCTGTGGACCGCTGTCCGGCATGGTGGCATCTCAGGGATTTTTATATCCTAATGAAAAAGACTCCCGCACCGCAGGCTTCGGCACGGGAAGCAGCTGCGGAAAATATGCAGGAAGATGCCTCTGATCAATCGCTTTCAGAAGAAGCCGATGTTTAA
- a CDS encoding MauE/DoxX family redox-associated membrane protein, with protein MKIPESFKKVILEVICLLYILLFVYASVSKMIDFENFQIQLGQSPLISAFAGLAAPSVLFLELLTALLLMVPKLRMAALFLALGMMSLFTTYIIIILNYSSFIPCSCGGILEKMSWRSHLIFNIAFVLLAMTAILLHHNIEKPYHSRKKSYLILVKMISTIICTTAIIIILFRRSESIMHFENPFIRRYPQHPAAFENQLDLKYNSYYFAGESGGRIYLGNYTAPLNIKSADQGLKSLKAERITFRTNEIPFKKPIVSVQGFYFFLKEGSVPAVYRGKTSDWKINYNLKGIPYFTQSVQIDSTTTGFRSNNGENLGNILGVFNQYSRPSIKYNGRLLQRQIDGVFDTDGILLYSEKIQRLVYVYFYRNEFIIANNSGHLVRRGNTIDTVSKAKIGVAYLKGNKERTMNAPPLIVNANAAVYDNLLFIHSRIKGKFEDNKLWEQASIIDVYDISKNIYLMSFPIYNLEDNKMRSFYITKENCFALIGNSIVVYKFRDILKKEFKNNGFVKK; from the coding sequence ATGAAAATACCGGAATCATTTAAAAAAGTGATACTTGAAGTAATCTGCCTGTTATATATACTTCTATTTGTTTATGCTTCAGTAAGCAAAATGATAGATTTTGAAAACTTCCAAATCCAGCTCGGGCAATCACCGCTAATAAGTGCATTTGCTGGCTTGGCAGCACCAAGTGTACTGTTTCTTGAGCTTTTAACAGCTCTGTTGCTTATGGTACCCAAATTAAGAATGGCAGCATTATTTCTAGCACTGGGCATGATGAGCTTATTTACTACCTATATTATAATTATTTTAAATTATAGTTCTTTTATACCTTGTTCATGCGGAGGCATTTTAGAAAAAATGAGCTGGCGAAGCCATCTCATCTTCAATATTGCATTTGTGTTACTGGCAATGACAGCTATTTTGCTGCACCATAATATAGAAAAGCCATATCATTCAAGAAAAAAAAGCTATTTAATTTTGGTGAAAATGATTTCCACAATTATCTGTACTACCGCCATTATAATAATTCTATTTCGACGCTCAGAGAGTATTATGCACTTTGAAAATCCTTTTATAAGACGTTATCCTCAACATCCAGCAGCGTTTGAAAACCAGCTGGACTTAAAATATAATTCCTACTACTTTGCTGGGGAGTCAGGAGGCAGAATCTATCTGGGTAACTATACCGCTCCCTTAAATATTAAGTCAGCAGATCAAGGACTGAAAAGTCTGAAAGCGGAGAGAATTACTTTTAGGACTAACGAAATTCCATTTAAGAAACCAATTGTATCTGTACAGGGATTTTACTTTTTTCTAAAAGAGGGATCCGTACCTGCAGTCTACCGGGGAAAAACTTCGGACTGGAAAATCAATTATAATTTAAAAGGAATACCCTATTTCACACAGTCGGTTCAAATCGACAGTACAACTACTGGATTCAGATCCAATAATGGAGAAAATCTAGGGAACATTTTAGGAGTCTTTAACCAATACTCTAGACCTTCAATTAAATATAATGGACGTCTACTCCAGAGACAGATCGATGGAGTTTTTGACACTGATGGAATATTGCTCTACAGTGAAAAGATACAACGGTTGGTATATGTCTACTTTTATAGAAATGAGTTTATTATAGCAAATAATAGCGGACATCTCGTAAGGAGAGGCAATACGATCGATACTGTTTCAAAAGCGAAGATAGGAGTGGCCTATCTTAAAGGAAATAAGGAGCGTACTATGAATGCCCCGCCGTTAATTGTAAACGCTAACGCCGCAGTATATGATAATCTACTTTTTATACATTCTAGAATCAAGGGAAAGTTTGAGGATAACAAACTGTGGGAGCAGGCGTCAATAATAGATGTTTACGATATCTCAAAAAATATATACCTGATGAGTTTCCCAATCTATAATTTAGAGGATAATAAGATGAGAAGCTTTTATATAACGAAAGAAAATTGCTTTGCTCTGATTGGAAATAGTATTGTAGTTTATAAATTCCGGGATATATTGAAAAAAGAGTTTAAAAATAATGGTTTTGTAAAAAAATGA